The nucleotide window TGCAATACGAATGACAGTTCCATCGTTTGTTGGGTTAATGCCAAGGTCTGATTTTAGAATTGCTTTTTCAATGTCACTGATAGAAGACTTATCGTATGGCTGAATTACCAACAAACGCGCTTCTGGTACCGTAATGTTTGCCAACTGAATAACTGGTGTTGGTGCACCATAATAGTCAACTGTAATCTTTTCTAAAACAGATGCGCTTGCACGACCTGCACGAACTGTACCAAGTTCTCTTGAGAATGCTGAAATTGCTTTGTCCATTTTATCTTTTGCATTCGTTAGTACTTGCTGTGCCATTATTATTTCCCCCTCACAATTGTGCCAATATTTTCACCAAGAACCGCTCGTTTAATGTTGCCTTCTTCCATAATAGAAAACACAATTAACGGAATATCATTATCCATACATAAAGAAGAAGCTGTAGAATCCATTACACCTAATCCTTCTTTTAAT belongs to Ectobacillus sp. JY-23 and includes:
- the frr gene encoding ribosome recycling factor; its protein translation is MAQQVLTNAKDKMDKAISAFSRELGTVRAGRASASVLEKITVDYYGAPTPVIQLANITVPEARLLVIQPYDKSSISDIEKAILKSDLGINPTNDGTVIRIAFPALTEERRRELVKVVKKYSEDAKVAVRNVRRDANDELKKLEKNGEITEDELRGHTDTIQKETDKHIVKIDEISKTKEKEIMEV